In one window of Nocardioides panacisoli DNA:
- a CDS encoding N-acetylmuramoyl-L-alanine amidase — protein MSHFPELRLNRRRLAGLVGATGVLPLLDLRGGSAAAQEPPAGSPAPSRRHRLRRERGSVVSALDLPLGGGAAAGLARSRGGVRTQVIETDGFAMAGLTWRSGNGTVRARFRRPRGGWTEWQRLEELTDGPEQGEDARGRRATELVWAGWSDAIQVQVPEGLREPELALIAPGEDAADAIDSDDLRAGEEDEAQDVGVLGRTAARSRPPRPGMRSRGRWGAPKGGGSLPRTKNIRQMHVHHTVSTNNYRKRDVPGMIRGMHRYHTRNLGWSDIGYNFLVDKYGRIWVGRRGSVWKETRGAHTRGFNNTSFGVAVIGNHQQRRPNDQVLHGLKRLASWKLAQHGRNPTGMIWVRSEGSDKYPAGKGAHLPVIDGHRHTSSTACPGWFLYRELPRLRRMTKRRIRRFR, from the coding sequence ATGAGTCACTTCCCCGAACTCCGGCTCAACCGTCGACGTCTCGCAGGGCTGGTGGGCGCGACCGGCGTCCTGCCCCTGCTGGACCTGCGCGGCGGTTCCGCCGCTGCCCAGGAGCCGCCGGCAGGAAGCCCCGCTCCGTCACGCCGCCACCGCCTGCGTCGTGAGCGTGGCTCGGTGGTCTCGGCGCTCGACCTTCCCTTGGGGGGCGGTGCCGCCGCCGGTCTGGCGCGGTCGCGGGGCGGCGTACGCACCCAGGTCATCGAGACCGACGGATTCGCGATGGCGGGCCTGACGTGGCGCTCGGGCAACGGCACCGTGCGTGCCCGCTTCCGGCGCCCCCGCGGTGGATGGACCGAGTGGCAGCGCCTCGAGGAGCTGACCGACGGTCCCGAGCAGGGCGAGGACGCGCGTGGCCGCCGCGCCACCGAACTGGTCTGGGCCGGATGGAGCGATGCGATCCAGGTGCAGGTCCCCGAGGGCCTCCGGGAGCCCGAGCTGGCGCTCATCGCGCCGGGGGAGGACGCCGCCGACGCGATCGACAGCGACGACCTGCGCGCCGGTGAGGAGGACGAGGCCCAGGACGTCGGCGTCCTCGGGCGCACCGCCGCGCGCAGCCGCCCTCCCCGGCCCGGGATGCGCTCCCGTGGCCGTTGGGGTGCGCCCAAGGGTGGCGGATCGCTCCCGCGCACCAAGAACATCCGGCAGATGCACGTCCACCACACGGTGAGCACGAACAACTACCGCAAGCGCGACGTGCCCGGGATGATCCGGGGGATGCACCGCTACCACACCCGGAACCTCGGGTGGTCCGACATCGGCTACAACTTCCTCGTCGACAAGTACGGCCGCATCTGGGTCGGGCGCCGCGGCAGCGTGTGGAAGGAGACCCGCGGGGCGCACACGCGCGGCTTCAACAACACCTCCTTCGGGGTGGCGGTCATCGGCAACCACCAGCAGCGACGACCCAACGACCAGGTCCTGCACGGCCTGAAGCGACTCGCCTCCTGGAAGCTCGCCCAGCACGGCCGCAACCCGACCGGCATGATCTGGGTCCGTTCCGAGGGCAGTGACAAGTACCCGGCCGGCAAGGGCGCCCACCTCCCGGTGATCGACGGCCACCGTCACACCAGCAGCACGGCCTGCCCCGGCTGGTTCCTCTACCGTGAGCTCCCGCGGCTGCGTCGGATGACCAAGCGCCGCATCCGACGGTTCCGGTAG
- the metG gene encoding methionine--tRNA ligase, with amino-acid sequence MSKVLSAVAWPYANGPRHIGHVAGFGVPSDVFSRYMRMAGHDVLMVSGSDEHGTPILIAADEAGMSAQELADHNHRLIAEDLVGLGLTYDLYTRTTTRNHEAVVQELFLGVFENGYFLEETTYGARSPSTGRTLPDRYIEGTCPICSYDGARGDQCDNCGNQLDPQDLKDPVSRINGETPEFVETQHFFLDLPALADALGEWLDEREASGTWRPNVIRFSKNILEEIRPRAMTRDIDWGITIPLDGWRENPTKKLYVWFDAVIGYLSASIEWARRSGNPDAWREWWNDPEALSYYFMGKDNIVFHSQIWPAELLAYDGRGAKGGSPRAYGSLNLPTEVVSSEFLTMEGRKFSSSKKVVIYVRDLLARYQPDAFRYFVAAAGPENQDSDFTWSEFVRRTNDELVAGWGNLVNRTANLIAKNFGEVPAAGDLTAEDEAALAATEAAFGTVGDLIARHRQKQAIGEAMRAVAEVNKYVSDHEPWKLKEEADRERLATILHVAAQCVNDLNLVLAPFLPFSANLVDAALGGTGEVAPMPRIEEVEDLDAGPDGTRRSYPVITGDYAGVPAWRRHPIAVGRAVAKPKPVFVKLDTAVVEEELARLEG; translated from the coding sequence ATGAGCAAGGTCCTGTCTGCTGTCGCCTGGCCGTACGCCAACGGCCCCCGCCACATCGGCCACGTGGCTGGTTTCGGCGTGCCCTCCGACGTCTTCAGTCGGTACATGCGGATGGCGGGCCACGACGTGCTCATGGTGTCGGGGTCCGACGAGCACGGCACGCCGATCCTGATCGCCGCCGACGAGGCGGGGATGTCGGCACAGGAACTGGCCGACCACAACCACCGACTCATCGCCGAGGACCTCGTCGGGCTCGGGTTGACCTACGACCTCTACACCCGGACGACGACGCGCAACCACGAGGCCGTCGTCCAGGAGCTGTTCCTCGGCGTGTTCGAGAACGGCTACTTCCTCGAGGAGACGACGTACGGCGCCCGCTCGCCCTCGACGGGGCGCACGCTGCCGGACCGCTACATCGAGGGCACCTGTCCGATCTGCTCCTACGACGGTGCCCGCGGGGACCAGTGCGACAACTGCGGCAACCAACTCGACCCGCAGGACCTGAAGGACCCGGTCTCACGGATCAACGGCGAGACGCCGGAGTTCGTCGAGACCCAGCACTTCTTCCTCGACCTGCCCGCGCTCGCCGATGCGCTCGGCGAGTGGCTCGACGAGCGGGAGGCCTCCGGCACCTGGCGACCCAACGTCATCCGGTTCTCCAAGAACATCCTCGAGGAGATCCGACCGCGCGCGATGACGCGTGACATCGACTGGGGCATCACCATCCCGCTGGACGGCTGGCGGGAGAACCCGACCAAGAAGCTCTACGTCTGGTTCGACGCCGTGATCGGCTACCTCTCGGCCTCGATCGAGTGGGCCCGGCGCAGCGGCAACCCCGACGCGTGGCGGGAGTGGTGGAACGACCCCGAGGCGCTCTCCTACTACTTCATGGGCAAGGACAACATCGTCTTCCACTCCCAGATCTGGCCCGCCGAGCTGCTGGCCTACGACGGGCGCGGCGCCAAGGGGGGCAGTCCCCGCGCGTACGGATCGCTGAACCTCCCCACCGAGGTCGTGAGCTCGGAGTTCCTGACCATGGAGGGGCGGAAGTTCTCCTCCTCCAAGAAGGTCGTCATCTACGTGCGCGACCTGCTGGCGCGCTACCAGCCCGACGCCTTCCGCTACTTCGTCGCCGCGGCGGGACCGGAGAACCAGGACAGTGACTTCACCTGGTCGGAGTTCGTGCGACGGACCAACGACGAGCTGGTCGCCGGTTGGGGGAACCTGGTCAACCGCACGGCCAACCTCATCGCCAAGAACTTCGGCGAGGTGCCCGCGGCCGGCGACCTCACCGCGGAGGACGAGGCCGCGCTCGCCGCGACCGAGGCGGCGTTCGGCACCGTCGGCGACCTCATCGCCCGGCACCGGCAGAAGCAGGCCATCGGTGAGGCCATGCGAGCCGTCGCCGAGGTCAACAAGTACGTCTCCGACCACGAGCCGTGGAAGCTGAAGGAGGAGGCGGACCGGGAGCGCCTGGCGACCATCCTGCACGTGGCCGCGCAGTGCGTGAACGACCTCAACCTGGTGCTCGCGCCCTTCCTGCCCTTCTCGGCCAACCTGGTCGACGCGGCCCTCGGCGGGACCGGCGAGGTCGCCCCGATGCCCCGCATCGAGGAGGTCGAGGACCTCGACGCCGGCCCGGACGGGACGCGTCGCTCCTACCCGGTCATCACGGGTGACTACGCCGGGGTGCCCGCGTGGCGGCGGCACCCGATCGCGGTGGGTCGGGCCGTCGCCAAGCCCAAGCCAGTGTTCGTGAAGCTCGACACGGCCGTCGTCGAGGAGGAGCTGGCGCGCCTGGAGGGCTGA